A stretch of DNA from Labrus mixtus chromosome 6, fLabMix1.1, whole genome shotgun sequence:
TTAGAGCAGACGGTAAGGCTTATTTTGCGTGGAGGTCAGAAGCAAGCCGTAACAAGGAAgattaaagaaaattaaaaacaagaactgaACACATCCATTAAAAAATGTCCTCATGCTTCTTTGTCTCTGAGTGGacccggagagagagagagagagacaagcaCATCTGACATCAAGGGATGAGAAAGACAACAGACAGAATTCACACGCAATGCCAAGGACCCCAGAGTGAACATTTTTCAGTCCCAATGACTAGCGTGGTGGGTGCCGCAGGTCCACAACTAGTGTATAGGGTGTGAACTGAGGCCCAAATCCAGGAAGCAGCATTACCACTGCCAGAGCCATGAGAAACAGTGAACCATGTGGAAAGCATCCAATTCTGCAGGGATTGGTGTCCAACTGCGACAGAACATTGCATAATTCTCGAACTGAGATTGATGAGTAACTAACACAAAGTAAGAGACTTCTTTTACAGAATGAGTAATATCCATGCACCTTGCAGCCTCGGTTTGGGAGGACCCAGCAGACAACGACTACAAAGCCCACGGTAGGACACCTTCTAGAAGTAGTAACCAAAGCGTGGCCGAAAGTTGCAGACATGACAGCTGGTAGAAAGTGTTCATCAAGGTACTGACGAGTCAGTGTCACATTCTGTGGCACGCCTCACCGCTCTGTATGATTCACACTGCGGCCTTGCAGGGGACATTGGGAAGAATCCCATGACTCAATTCAAAAGCTACCCTAAAGCCCTCGTCCTGAGCAGACTACGCCCTCCCATCGCTCAGCATTTCAAGCAAACCTGCATCACCTGGAAGGGAGCCAATTTAGATACAATCATCCTGCATGCTGAACACGCGGAGGACCAGGAGCAGCGTGACATGGCTgccaaagagaagaagagacaaaaaaaaatactaaggaGAAGTCTGAGCATCTTACATGCTGTTTCCGGCAAATGATGCCACAGAGGGGGACATCGAGGCGGGAGGGGCAAAAGAGGTTGTCGACCTTATCTCCGCAGCAACTGGGACCCAGATCACTTGTTTCAACTGTGGACAGAAAGGACATTTGGCTGCCGAGTGCCCTCGTAAGTCTGCTGAAGTCAGCACTCCTCAAACACATCCAAAGTCAGACTAAAGGAGAAGGGGGAGCAGAGTCCGTGTTGTCCAGGGACCCCGAAGCCGCATAGCTTGGCGAGAcaaggcacgcacacacacacacacacacacacacacacacacacacacacacacacacacaccatgacactacatgaacaacacacacataacatgacattacacacacacacacacacacacaaatgaaaacaagaacacCACTAAAGCCATCAATGTATGATTTTCGCATGCCATGCATTCAGACAATAACTTACACAGATTGTTTCCTACACTCACTTTCACTATAAACGAGacatttgtgacatttttttgttgactCCAGAGCTACAACAAATTCATTCAGGTAGAAGAATGTGTAAAACCACCAAAAATGACTAGCAGATATGTTTAAACAGTGGGAGCTAGTAGTGCACAgataacagaaaaatacacatcGCCGTGCCGTTTTGAAGAAGTTTTCTTTAAACATGCTTTTCTGCTTTCTGAACATTGTCCAGTGAACCCTTTGTGCCAGAGATTTGTTGTGTGTATTGGGCATTTCCCTTGTGTCCACTCCTGAGATTGTGCAGGTGCAGACACAAAACTCTCTGTATCCGCCGCAGTTCAAACTGCTTGAACACAGCCCACATCCTGTCCTCTATGCCTGACTGGCAGccgcagacagacacactcacacactcacacacacaacactgatcACTTCAGTTCAGCTTGCACTTGACTCAATGTGTTCCCCCACCTGCACATTCATGACACCAAACTCATTACACTGCACGGCACACACATTACAAAGTGCAGATGAACGTTTTGAGAAAGATAGGTACAAAGAGACCGAACACTGGGAAATGATAAGTGTGACATGTTTGTACTGGTCCAAGTTGTGCTGCcgctgtttctgtttccttctcttCCGCTCAGCCACAGCTTTTCCAGTCAATGACTGAAGGCAATTACTCTGATATATGAGGAAGACATGTGGTAGAATGACGCTTGTTAGCTAACACAAGATGCTACATTTTCCATTACATCCCTTTCTTTTGTATCATATATGATACAATAGAAAATGTGCTTCTTAGCGTGGTTTCCATCAAATATGATAATTCACTAGGATTCAAGTCGCATGATCATTGCTATGAGTAAGAAATCAGCTGAGATGAGTTAAAACATTTACCGTTAACAATATGGCAAGTATACAAatgacagtcagagagagaaaagaaaagaaaagaacatgggcgctggtggcgcagtggatattgctgtagtcctccaggcgggcggcccgggtttgggTCCAACCAATCCTTTCCTGTATGTCaatccctactctctctctctctctccctgatttccatctctgtccactgtcctgtctctccagtaaaggcacaaaagcccaaaaaagaagaaaagaacataCAGTTAAAGGTAGATGTGCACAGTCAGCGGTGAACAGAAGAAAGGTGAAACATAAACCTATCAACGTCAGACAAATCCACACAACCCAGGGTAACACAAAGGATGCCACGGACACAAATGCAATGTGTTATTTGTGCgcaaaatgtttgaatgtgGTACCATGAGTGGGAGAGTAGCCAACAAGGTCACGTGAGGCAACAATAggtttctctgcagctgctaCAGCCGTGAGGCAGAGAGGCAAACCTGCTGCCACTGGATCCAGTTCTGTTAGAAAACAAGCTACAGCTCTTAATTTACCTCCATGGTGTTGACACAAAACAGAGTTTGAAAACTCTCCTTTGTTATCTACAAGCTGCACAAAAGGTTTTTCTGGGACTGGCAAACCTGAAGTTGGAGCTGTTTTCTGTACAGCCTTTAAATCAGACTGTTCTGCTTCATTTGTCCAAGTGACACTGTCATGTGCTGCATTATGACAtaattcctaaaaaaaaaaaaaaaaaaaaactcatcatgAGGTCATCATTTGCTTTTCAGTTTAAGGTTTTGGCAGATCTAAAATAGCCTGAACACAGTTGGGAAAGAGGGTTTTTGCAATTTTACAATTACACATTATTTGGGTGCGAAAATAGGCTTGTGATTCAAAATAACCTTGTGCACAACACGACCAAGTGTATGTTTTCCCTTAAAATGTGAACACAAACCAATACTGACTGTCTTTGTGAACAGGCACAGAAAAATGAATTCATGCATTATACTTAACCCAAAGCACTACACTCAGTTCTAGGATCATGATCAAGAGGTTTGCAATTGGGatattgttcttttatttacaaCCAAGAACGTGAACTTATCAGGGCTGTTGTGCtttctctgtatttttgttATCTTGGTAGACTAGCCGGCATGTGCCTTCCTCCCACAGGCTTACGGCAATAGCAAAAGGACAAGGTTGTATGCTCCTACATAATGTGCTACAAGTGTTGTAATCTTTGTCAGTCAGCCTGCTCACACTGTTGTGTATTTCTCTGACCTCATTCAAACGAGATTGATGCTCACACCATTTTGCTTCTCTacaaataaacactcaaaagACAAGTTTCGTCTCAACAGTGATTTCTTTATTGTTCATCTCATCGTTCAGTaaatcttttgttgttgttgataagatacgataatcctttattgatccccagaggagAAATTAAAGTGTTGCagcaacaaaaagacaaagtagCAGGTGGTTTAGTATGAATTTGGAATAAGAAGACATTAAGTTGAACAGGCTTGTAAACTAAAAAAACACGTTGTTTTACTCACCTTGACCTGAATTAAGTCCCATATTAAGTGTCCCTGTGTATGTAAAGCCTGatcatttaaacacactgaGGTAACGGTACCTGTGTGCAAACCTTTGGATGCTTAATGGTGTCAATATGCTCCTTATTGGATAAATCAATCAGAGCATCCGTCTTCAAACACTTAAAGAGGGCCAGTAGCTTTTGGTCAGAAGTGAAGACATGGAACAAAAGCAGGACACATGATCATGAAGCTTTGTGTAACTCTCGGGtacataataataaataaagttcatacatttataataattggGACAATTCAGTGGTAGCCGGATATCCATATAGGGCATGTCTGTACAGCAGCgttatgaaaacacacagacgtgCTCGCGGAAAACGTTTAACTTTTCCTCCTTTCACTTTTGTTCCTCTTCCGTAGTTTGGCACCACGTTTCCAACTAAATCAATACATCCAATCAACTATTTGTGCATGCTGTACCAGTGCAAGGGTGTGTCAGTGATTCCAATGGAGGCAAGTCTGTCAAGGAGTGTGTGACGAGAGATGGTGTGCACTTAGAtcaaggaggatgaggatggttAGAAGTCCGGAGTCAGCTGCCATGAGGAGGTCATTAGTGATTTTTACCAGTGCTGTCTCTGTGCTATGGAGGGAGCGGAAACCAGACTGGAACTGTTCATAGAGCTTACTGTCAGACAAATGAGTGTGAACCTGAGATGCAACTGTTTATCATGTATGATGTAGTGTGTATTATGACATTATTAAATTGAagaacacttttattttacttgaATCTCTTGAGAAGAGTTACAGACAAAAAGGCCACATGTGGGTACATGGGAGTACTCATAGGTAAGAACATAATGACAGCTTTTGAGGTCATTTCAGAAGACTAACCTTTGTTCgtcaaatcaaacataaaaagtCAATTCTCCAAGTTAATGAGCTCCAACTACTTTTTCTGAAAGCTTCAATAATTCATTCCTTCCCAGCTTGTCAGACATCCATAATGAATAATATCCACAGTGAATTATTTACACAGTCATCCTTCACAGCACAACTTACTGACTGACACTGAGTCACCcagtgtgtctggtgtgtgtgtgtgtatgtttgtgtaggTTTCATACTGACATTAGGCTCTATAATGGGCTCACATCCAAGAGTTGGTAGTGACAACCTGTGTGAAGACAAACAGTACAAAGTATCATTCCACATGTTTTGTGTACTACCAGCTCCCCCAGCATCACAGAGCAGGGACGTCCAGTACAAAGTGCAGCAATGACTGAATTATTTGACGAAACCAGGACAGAATTTGTAcatcaaaacaaatataaaatgaaattgCATGTGTATGAGATTCCCCTCTGCAGGGCCAGAATCCATGTAATATCATAGGTTGGAAATGGGAGTTGTGAAATGTGGGCAGACCAGTGAATCCATTCTTGGCTACAAACCATAAAATTGGCCAATTCTGTAAACTTTGTCCTCACAGGCCGAGTCAATAAATTCACCTGTCACAGCTTTCTGCCTTAGGTTTTGGGTCAGAAAAAGTCATATTCAGCGGCTATGGCAATAAAGGGAGCACTCACTTGGCTCTGCTCACTAGCAGGTAATATCAAGGTTTTATTATACGTTTTGAGAGAGATCATGACAGAGAGGGACATTTACATAGACATTTACATAACAGGAAGCAAAGAATCCAAGCTggataaagtgtgtgtgtgtgtgtgtgtgtgtttgcttgcagTTTTGTCCTTCTCTGCAGCTGAGGATGAAAGTCTTCTTCAGAGCTGCAACTCACAAACTGAGCAACTATCTGCTAATTTCAAGGTAAACTATTCATGTTCCGAGAAAACTGCTGTCAAAAAAGCACATGAATTAATCCGGCATTGTGGTTatttagggaaaaaaaacagaactcacAAAATCCTTATTAGGTCTTTTGTATGTTTAATCTTTATTTCACAACAGCACATTGTCAGAAAAGTAAAACCAGTGTTGTCTTAAATATTAACCAACAGATGGCAGCAGAGTGCATTGTGCAACAAGCATCTGCCTTGAGTGCACTGCAGACAGCTTCACTACTGCTCTCCATGAGGAATCTGACTGATTCTCTGCACAAACAGCAGCTAAAAGGTAGGATCCTGAGCCTGAGGCATGTCTTTGTTTGGGTTCGGTTGTTTTACTCTATGAtgataagtgtttttttttaatacaagaaGGTTAAAAGTTACTTTGGGATTTTGAGTATAAGGTCAAAATCTCCTGAATTTGGTTGAAATACCATTTTGAGGCGAAGGTCgaaatcaaaatacaaaataacattCTGAATCtgaacgtttttgttttttttcctgaacacTAATACTCAAGTTTTTAGATTGTACATCCTTAGTTCCTTGCCCTAATATTGCACCATAAATTATAATAATGGTAATAATAGTGAACTCAAGAATGGTGGAAATCATCCCTATTTCAGCAGTAGAGTGTCCATGAAGACAGAAGGGTTAACCAAATTCACCCCATTATTCAAGGCACATGAAATCTATCGCTGTGTTTAGTAAAGTCCACCTGGAACACAGATCACCAACTTAAGATGCTCTTATCACTGATGAAGACAAAATGCTGGGTAATAATATCTGCTGATGAATCCTTGCAGCTAGTAATTTCTGGAAGTGGCTTTTCATTTATGATTAAAATACACAGAATAAAGAGGGTTTTACTTGTTCAGGCAGCTCCATATTTCAACAGATTTGATGAGATTTTCTTGAAAGATTCAGTACTGTGTTGGGCTAAGGCCTGATGTACTGTGACTGAAAGTAGACAAAGGAAACAAGACATACTTACTCAAAATGAACATCCAACTGATTCAATGTTTGATTTTCCACATTTATGAAATAATCATGGATTTATAGAATGCCAAGGTGCGGAGTCATCGAAATGTCCCGATGCTGAAGTTCCCAACAACGGAGGGTTGGCATGTGTCACAGTGGCCAGCAAGCGCTACTGCAAACCTCTGTGCAACTGGGTGAGTCGGACATACAATCCTGGAAAACGTAcaggcacttttttttacacgagaagaaaaataaaggtctcctattcctcctcctccacagggTTATGATTTTGCGTTCATACGGAGGAGTCGTATTTATGATGAATGCAGTGAGCAGACGGGATATAAATGGAACACTCAGTACATAGGAGGAAACAAACTGGCTGTGTGTAACGGTAAGCTGTCTTTTATTAGCTAATGCAAAGCTGTATGTAAACTTGCTCCCTAACTTTATCTCCAGCTTTCTTCCTGTGAACTCTTGATTGTTTTCCAGTTCAGTTatgttttatcactttttaaTGCCCTTAACCGTCTGCACACAAGAAAAACgcacattatatatttatacagtGGCACTTTATGTCGGATGTCAAGTTAGGAAGTTGACATAACTTTCCCACTTTCCATTTTTAGATGCAGCCATTCAAGTTTCTGGGGCAGCGACGGCCTATTTTCCCAAATATCAGGACTGCCTAACAACCAAGAGCAGCAGCCTACTGAAGACGAGCACTATTCAACTTTTTACCTCCGAGCTGGAGAGTGGGGGCATACAGGGAGCGCCACAGAACGGCTGCTTAATATGTGGAGGCCCTTGAGGCAATGAAGTCTGGGGAAATACATGTTGGGCTTTAAAAGTTCCCCTTAAGTTTCAATAAGAAATAAAGCTTTGTAATAATTAGAGAACAAACATTCATAAATATACCTGAACCtgaagtgtttattttcttgacTATTGGGTTATCTAGTAAGAGCTGATGTTTCATTTCTTCAGCCCCTAAGGTAGTGAAGCAGTTTGTTCAGCAGTGTACGCCTTCAACTTtaactgaaaacaaactgtGCACACACTTTTACTGAATACTTtagccatgctagcagctctgtaATGGGCTGAGAAATAAGTAATCTTCGGTGTTTTTCATTGTAATGCAAAAAAATTCAAGGTTTGGCCCAAAGGTCGCCAGAGGAGAAGCTATGTTGTTGTCAACGTCCAAATAATCTGTACACTAGGGCCATTTAACGATAAgcgtttctttaaaaaaaaataaaaagaataaagaaagaaatcctGTAATGACTAGAAGAGCACAATACTTGTATTATTGCCTCTCCATTGCCAAACAAATCGAAAACTGATTTTTACTGCAATAAATGAAGTGTTTTATGTTTCTTGTTACACACCCCAAGGTTGGAAATAGCTGAATGCTAGCATATGGTATTGTGAGTTTCCTATGGGTCGCTAATTAGTggtaaagtatgttttttttttccctctaatAATGACATAACGTCCCTCTGGAGTTTCTCTATCTATTGTCTTGAACAGTTAATAATTATTTAAGAAGCTGTGTAATTCAACTGTTTTGTACGTACCCTATAATGATATGCAACCTGAAACAAAGCTGTACCAAATGAGACCATTTAAACTTTCATCACTGAGCGTGTTGTTAGAGGGTAATGGTTGCAGAGTGAATATGATAGAAGAGGCTGtttttgctgaaaaaaaaaaaaagaaaaaggtgggCCTCCATCTCTACATCCATATGCTTTAGTCTGGTGATTAGCACCAAGGGAAATTACCAATATATCAGGGCTTGTGGCAGGTCTGTCGTATATCGGGGCCTAAACTTCCTCTTCCTTGTACTGCTCATTACTCATCGTTGTACGAGAAACTTGAGGTGGGAGGATAAAGTTGAGAGACCACGTATACAATCAAGTTGTTATCTGCAGACGATGTTTAGAAAGCTGAAAAGAGGGTGGAATTGCCTTCTACTGGTAACCAACAAGTTGTGGGATTGCATAAGCCAATGTGGTacactctttttctctctacatGTACTATTTCCCTGCTAACAACCAATGCCCGTTCATCATGATTCATTTATACTACTCTGACTACAATCAAGAAGCAGtcagttaaaaaatgaaaagtaagGTTGGGTGTTACTTCTAAATACTGAACTACATTAGCAGCAGAGTTTCCCATGATGATAACGTTGATGGGAAAATGCATTCAAACACAACTGCATCACTTCAGCCGCCATTGAAGAGCTCACATAGGAACACTCGGCATTAAAAGACCCACCACTAAGGGCCTGAATGCCATCTTCACTGCTTTCCTTCTTCATTTTACTAAGAGTCACTTAGtatttatgcctttaatggcaAGATGTGGATGAGAGCGACAGTTTAAATGagcttaaccactcggccaaaTGGACTGCTTTGTCTGCTGTTCTGTCTGCTCTCACTTTTTTGCCAACGCATCCAGACGTGATTCACTGAGGTCAGGGTTGAAAAGCCAAAATGAGATTGCAGGAACTCATTAGGTCGCCATTGACATGCCACATCATTCTATTAGAAAATCACTCTAATCAGAGACAAAAATGACCCGCCGAATGACCCTCTGGTACAGGCCCACCGACCATCTAATCATCAATTATGGAAATAACAGTCTGTGGAATAAGGGATTAAGAGTGGGGACCTGTAATGCCAGACATCTACCATAAggtggaaacaaacacacacaaacatgtcttctattttctttctggcatttcctttttttttttgttttgcagtttgGTTTATGGCAGTTTCCCCTTCTTTGAACTTAAAACaaatgatatatatgtgtgtatgtgtgtgttttcaccagACTATTAAACCCTGACATCTATCCACCCAGCTactgtgataaaataaaaacctccagTGTAAGGCTTCATTACCAAACATTCTTTTTTGACCTCACTAACATCTTGTTTGGCTAAATGGGAACACATTCATGAAGCCAGGTTCTAAAATTTAGAGGAAGGAATTTCACTTGAATTTCATTTTGGTCCAGGTATTTTGGCCAAACAGTGGTCATTCACTCTTGTTACTTTGTTTCTAGTATTTATTCACCTTGAATTGCATCCTTTTATGTAAGGAATTGTACCCGTTGTAAACTAAATTTGATGATTTGTGAactcaaaatgaaacattatttgAAGAGGGTTCAGTCATGTAGTCATGAATAATCTGGTTGACTGTATTTTATTATATCACAGTATCTGTTTGCACAATAGTCTTCCTTTTTGTTCccaataaatgtatatattgttgtcttttttggGTGTTACTGTTTTCTGTATACCTGTGTTTACTTATTCTAAAGACTATGGGAAGGGAACTGAAGATCAGCTTGCCATGTTGTGTCATCCATTTACATGCAACACACTTTAATCTACACATAGAAGCATTTAATAAATGAATCTTGTATTTGTTGTCACGCCTTGACTTAGAAAGTGCcacttaaatgtatttaatcttAATCTATCatgaaaaaaggaacatttgaCATCTATGTTAAAAGCTTTTGTGGTGCATTATTTTTTAGGTGTCCAGATAATCAAGTATTAAGGTAAGACAATATATGTTTAGGTAATGATAGTAAGCAATATGATGAcatataaaataataactttaaaaacatactgtatacatatATTAACATAGGCATACTGATATGTGTAGAAAGGAGCATAAGAGaacatatttcatatttgatgtATATAACATGCGATCTGGTTCTGAGTCCTTCCTTATTGGTCCAGTTTGTCAGCCTCTGCTTTAGTTTCACTTTTAGAGGTCACACAGAGATGTAAGCggtacaaaaaaatgatttttggcAATAACAAAGTCATTAAGTTATCAAGTTTATGATGTATTCATCCTGTGTTGTATAACCATTATGTCAATGTgctgttcagttttgtttcagGTTATCAGAGGCGGGGAAAACCTAACCATTGGATTATCAATATGAGTGACAGATATCATGCTCATGTTAAAACAGAAAGTAGAGATTTGGTTGGAGAAGAGTGTTAATAAGATCCACCAGGGGGATGGAAAATCATAATgaaatgcaaatgtatttaagaTCATGTATGTATGTGCTATTCAGTTCTAGACTTCAGTGCTCACTGTTTAATCATTTGGTTAATTCATATGATTATTCAATAAATATCCTTGCAACAAAGAAGATGGTCTCCTTGAAATAATTTAAGATACCacactttttaattatttttcccACTATAGTATGATTCTTTGTTTGAACCCTTTAATAGCAATGATGATCTTTGTACTCTAGAGGGCAGtgttaaatcacttttaaatgtaCCTTCTGGTTGCAAGCAGTTGAACTGCCACAGCTCTGTTCATTGGTACATCTGTGTAGTTGTTGTTcttgtgcaaataaataaacgtCAAATGCTACATTATAACTCAAACATCTAGAAGGTTAAAAACTGACCAGAAGTGTATTCAGTGTTTagtaatgaaataaaacaaatatctcaCTTACAAATTGTGTATTTTCATGTtacacatgtttgttttgtatcaaCTCAATGAGCAACAGGTTACACCTGTTCACATTTGAAATACAGTGAGTTAGTGAACTGACTGTGGTGAGTCACAGAAAGGAATTTAGTCTGTTCACAGTAAAGAACCCCGTTTAGaatctctgtctgtatcttcctgtcttctttcttctctgtctttcctCTCTATTCATcagcatgtttgtttatttaacagaacAGACTACCAGTGAAACACTCCTATATCTCCATTGTGTCAAACCTAATGCTGCTCACTTCCCTGGCTGCTGTACAGCTTctgaaaatagaagaaaaaataattcattCACTCCAAACGCCTCCTTTCCCattcttacatttaaaaaattaaaaacaatttgcTATGCCTTACTGTACTACTACTTTAAATATATAATCATTTTTGCACTTGTCTGACATGAAGAGTCTAATTCTGGTGGGATATGAATCATTTtgtcatatttaaaaagtgttttatcaGCCTAGAAAAAAGAGCTTTGTTCAATATACAGCAACTTACTGACTTGAGGAACTGAATCTCAGAGCTCAGTGCCTCTCTAAGAAGCTCCAGCTCTCCTTCTTTATGGATCTCCAGCTCCTTCCTCAGTCTTGGAAACACAAAAAACCCATGTCAGAAgcaaagagtaaaaaaagatgAGGCAACTTCTAAAGTGAAGTTTCAAAAGTTCTTGCTCTGCACATAAAGTTTAAACCTTTGATTATCTTTTCAATCACTATACTTGTTCTCAGTTTTACATCAACTTTCTACTTAATCTCTTTATATGGAACATCTTATCAATAACTAGATCAGGATGAcagcttctttctcttttacatGTCTGGTTTGATTTATGCAGAGGACTATGTTTCAACAGACATTTCAGACTTTAGTGTGTTTACATACATGAACAGTTCTGTGTGAGAAAAACTCAATTGTTTTAACACTGAACACTACTTCCAAAATAAAGAACTTTGACTGGTGATTTTATATAAAGAATAGTTTAGAATAGTGTTTGGCCCTTATTGAATATGACAGAtagtatatttatttatttatatagcacttttaaaacactcatttacaaagtgcttcacaaataaAAGCAATCAAACAATTCATACAATGagaaaatgtacataaataaatcacaatgtcAAACAAGGCAACAGTAAgatcaggaaaacacacacacacacacacacacacatttgtgggATTTGATTCCAGAGAGTGGGGGCTAGAACTAGAAAAGCACGATCAGctttgttttataattaaaacGGGATGAAAAGAAGACCAAGATTAGATGATCTGAGAGGATGAGGGGTGGAATATGGAATGTGGAGGTCAGAAATGTAGCTTGGGTCAAGGTCATGCAGTGCTTTGTATGTGAGTAACAGTATTTTGAAGTGGATTCTGAATTCTACTGGAAGCCAATGAAGGGAGACAAGGACATGGGGAGATGTAAACAGTAAACTGTAAACTGTAAACAGTTTAGTGATGATTTACTGAGGCATgtgagagttacaataatctaTACTGGAGAAGATGAAATTGTGAATTAATATTTCAAGATCTGAATGGAAGAGCATTGTTCTGATTTTTGCGATATTTCTTAATTGCAGAGAACAGGACTGTACAAGCTTAGTGGTGTTAGTGTCGGAGGTCATGTGTTGGTCAAAGATGATTCCAAGATTCTTAGTGGTTGGTTTGACATTTGATTGAAGAGGGCTAATTAACTGTTCTACTGTTGTTGTGAAACGATCTGTACAAGTATTTCAGTTGTGTCTGGGCAAAGATGAAGGAAGTTTAGACACATCCATTCTTTGACAGAGACTAAACAGTTATGAAGAGAAGATAGTTGATTAAGGTTATTTGGTTTTGTGGAAACATAAATTTGAGTGTCATCGGCATAGCAGTGATCAGAGACATCATGAAAGCGGTTTAAAATATTACCCAGTGGCAGCATATATAAAGAGAAAAGGATTGGTCCAAGGACCGAACCCTGGGGAACTCCACaaagcagaggagcagaggaggacatgATGATTATTGATACAGCCCTTGAAAGACCTGTTACTTAAAAAATATTGAAGCCAGTTTAAGGCTGTACCGGAAATGCCAACCCATTTATGCAGTCTGTTAAGTAAAATGGCATGATCGATGGTGTCAAAGGCTGTGTTCACCCTTGTCTGCCTGCATGAGAATATCATTGGTGACCCCAAGTAATGCTGTTTCAGTGCTGTGTTTGTTACAAAAACCAGATTGGCCAGAGTGTTCTGGCCTTCATCAAATTTTAGGAATTGGTCAGAAACAAGTTTGTCAAGGATTTTA
This window harbors:
- the si:ch1073-126c3.2 gene encoding uncharacterized protein si:ch1073-126c3.2: MAIKGALTWLCSLAVLSFSAAEDESLLQSCNSQTEQLSANFKMAAECIVQQASALSALQTASLLLSMRNLTDSLHKQQLKECQGAESSKCPDAEVPNNGGLACVTVASKRYCKPLCNWGYDFAFIRRSRIYDECSEQTGYKWNTQYIGGNKLAVCNDAAIQVSGAATAYFPKYQDCLTTKSSSLLKTSTIQLFTSELESGGIQGAPQNGCLICGGP